The Thermoanaerobaculia bacterium genomic interval CCCGCGCTTCCCAGGGCGGGCTGCTCCTCGAGCAGGAATGGCAGCGCCGCGGCGAGGAAGGCCTGCGGACACTCTTCCATCGGGGTGTGGCCGCAGGCGGGAAGGCTGACGAAGGTCGAATTGGGGAGCTCACTCGAGCTCTTGCGGGCGGCTTCGGCCTCGATCAGCTCGTCCTCCGCACCCCAGACCACCAGCGCCGGTGTCTGGATCGCCGCGAGGTCGATCCGGAAGGGCGCCTCGGAGGAGGGGCCGACGAGGCCGTGAAAGGCGTCCGTGACGCCCTCGATGCGCAGGCGCTCGGCGTAGCTCCGCACCAGCTCCGGGGTGACTCTGGAATCGTCGAAGTAGGCTCTTTCGAGACCGGCTTCGATGACGCGGTCGGAGAGCGCGAAGGTGTGCGCCGCCATCCGGGCGACCCAACGCCAGGCGAAGAGCGGGTTGCGGCGCAGGCTGGCATAGAGCGGCAGAGTGTTGTCGATGAGCAGCAGCCGGTCGATCCGCTCCGGATGCTCTGCCGCGAGGTAGAGGGCGATGCCCCCGCCGTACGAGTGCCCGGCGAGGCGCACGCGGTCGAGCCCCAGCCGGTCGAGAACGCCCAGCACGAGGCGCGCTTGCCCGGCCAGGGTGTAGCTCGCGCGATCGCGCGGGCGCTCGGTGTAGCCGAAGCCGTTCAAGTCGATCGCCACCACCGCGAACCGCTGCGCGAGCTCCGGCAGGACGGCGGCGTAGGAGAGGGTCGATTCGCCGAAACCGTGCAGCAGGACGAGGGGCTCGCCCTCGCCGGCCCGCTCGACCGAGACCTGCTGGCCACCGATCTCGATCAGCCGTCCGGCAGGAAGATCACGCACGGCCGCGGAGTAGGGCTGCATGGTGACGCAGGCCGACAGCGTGGGGAGCAGAGCGAGAAGCAGGATTCGTCGGGCGTGCGAGCGCAGGCACATCCATTCAGTTTACGTCTCTTCGCGCTCGTTGCACGGGTTGCCGTGCACTCCTGCGCGGACCCTCTGTGGCGCGCTCCCTGTCCGCCAGACGGCCGACCCGGTATGAT includes:
- a CDS encoding alpha/beta hydrolase, with product MCLRSHARRILLLALLPTLSACVTMQPYSAAVRDLPAGRLIEIGGQQVSVERAGEGEPLVLLHGFGESTLSYAAVLPELAQRFAVVAIDLNGFGYTERPRDRASYTLAGQARLVLGVLDRLGLDRVRLAGHSYGGGIALYLAAEHPERIDRLLLIDNTLPLYASLRRNPLFAWRWVARMAAHTFALSDRVIEAGLERAYFDDSRVTPELVRSYAERLRIEGVTDAFHGLVGPSSEAPFRIDLAAIQTPALVVWGAEDELIEAEAARKSSSELPNSTFVSLPACGHTPMEECPQAFLAAALPFLLEEQPALGSAGAP